CCGGCGGGCGACTGCTCCCACAAACTCAACTCCTTTACGCGGACGTACCAGTTCCCACTCCGCCGCCCTCTCCAGGCCATGCTCGCCCTGCCGTTGGTCTTCGGCGTCTTCCTCGGCGGCCCCCAACTGGCACAGGAGCTGGAGTCCGGCACGTACCGCACCGTGTGCACGCAGTCGGTCACCCAACTGCGCTGGTTCGCGGCCAAGTTGCTGGTCCCCGTCGTCCTGACGATCCTGATCAGCGGTACGATCGCCGCCGCGATGACCTGGTGGTGGCGTCCGGCGGGCTCCCTGCTGGGCGGCTGGTTCCCCTGGTGGCAGTGGTATCCGTACGACGGGATCGGCCCGGTCGTGGTCGGCCTGTCCGTGCTCTCCCTGCTCATCGGCGTGACCGCGGGCCTGATCCTGCGCCGCACGGTCCTGGCGATGGGGGCGACGGTGGTGCTGAGCGCGGCGGCGATGTACGTACTCGAGTCCGTCCGCGGCTGTCTCCTGCCCACCACCCTGGCCACGGTCCAGCACCCGGCCGCCGAGGCGGCCCCGTCGAACGCGTGGGTCCTCGCGGAGGGCGCGGTCGACGCGACCGGCCGCCACGTGCCGGACCTGCCGAGCTGCTACGCGACCGACGACTACGCCAACTGCCTTGCCCGGCACGGCAGAACGGGCCGCTGGGCAGAGTTCCATCCGTCGTCCCACCTGTGGCCGTTGCAGTGGGCGGAGACGGGCGTGTGCGT
The nucleotide sequence above comes from Streptomyces sp. N50. Encoded proteins:
- a CDS encoding ABC transporter permease, yielding MTADVLSPRPSSGRMPWLRLRGLTWLVWRQNRLAFWIGIGAAAAVAAYAIVRHQEMTTAIAQSHVDACRGTTIPAGDCSHKLNSFTRTYQFPLRRPLQAMLALPLVFGVFLGGPQLAQELESGTYRTVCTQSVTQLRWFAAKLLVPVVLTILISGTIAAAMTWWWRPAGSLLGGWFPWWQWYPYDGIGPVVVGLSVLSLLIGVTAGLILRRTVLAMGATVVLSAAAMYVLESVRGCLLPTTLATVQHPAAEAAPSNAWVLAEGAVDATGRHVPDLPSCYATDDYANCLARHGRTGRWAEFHPSSHLWPLQWAETGVCVLLAAGLAGLCVWWLRHRSA